A portion of the Bdellovibrio bacteriovorus genome contains these proteins:
- a CDS encoding RNA recognition motif domain-containing protein: MGKKLYVGNLSYSVDSEQLGSVFAEVGNVDSANIITDRETGRSKGFGFVEMATDALALDAISKLNGYELGGRAMNVSEAKPQEPRTGGGGPRRGGGGFGGGGSRRY, translated from the coding sequence ATGGGAAAAAAACTTTACGTTGGTAACCTTTCTTACAGTGTTGATTCAGAACAATTAGGTTCTGTATTTGCTGAAGTTGGTAACGTTGATTCAGCAAACATCATCACAGATCGCGAAACGGGTCGCAGCAAAGGTTTCGGATTCGTAGAAATGGCTACTGATGCTTTGGCATTAGATGCTATCTCTAAATTGAACGGTTACGAGCTTGGCGGTCGCGCTATGAACGTATCTGAAGCTAAACCACAAGAACCTCGCACTGGTGGCGGTGGTCCTCGTCGTGGTGGTGGCGGTTTCGGTGGCGGCGGATCTCGTCGTTACTAA
- a CDS encoding alpha/beta hydrolase: MIWLWALLRIFLVVIVVATAAIYFFQERVIFYPYKLPADFKFNFKNPSTEKILKVGKSDIHSLYFEAKDAPGVIVYFHGNAGSLEGWGELASDFVDQTGWNIWMVDYPGYGKSTGHITSEAQLHEVADAVFAEAVKLNPGKKVVIYGRSLGSGIASSLATKTTIDGLVLETPFYNVEAMAKNIFPFVPGFLVRYKLASNESMKSIKVPVLVIHGTADEIVPFAQGKKLYDEYQGPKTFMEIQGGDHNNLDSMDKFWPAVKQFLKSI; encoded by the coding sequence ATGATTTGGTTGTGGGCGTTACTTCGCATTTTTTTAGTAGTTATCGTTGTCGCTACCGCGGCAATTTACTTCTTTCAAGAGCGCGTGATTTTTTATCCTTATAAGTTGCCGGCAGATTTCAAATTCAATTTTAAAAATCCATCCACAGAAAAAATTCTTAAAGTCGGTAAATCTGATATTCACAGTCTGTACTTTGAAGCTAAGGATGCTCCGGGTGTGATCGTGTACTTTCATGGTAACGCGGGGTCTTTAGAAGGTTGGGGAGAACTTGCTAGCGACTTTGTCGACCAAACTGGTTGGAATATTTGGATGGTGGATTACCCGGGATATGGCAAAAGCACGGGGCACATTACTTCAGAAGCCCAGTTGCATGAAGTGGCGGATGCGGTTTTTGCAGAAGCTGTAAAACTAAACCCGGGTAAAAAGGTCGTTATTTACGGAAGATCTTTGGGATCGGGGATTGCAAGTAGTCTTGCAACAAAAACCACGATTGATGGTTTGGTGTTAGAAACGCCATTTTATAATGTTGAAGCGATGGCGAAAAATATTTTTCCGTTCGTTCCGGGTTTTTTAGTTCGTTACAAGTTGGCTTCTAATGAAAGCATGAAATCTATCAAAGTCCCAGTCTTAGTGATTCATGGAACGGCAGATGAAATTGTCCCCTTTGCTCAAGGCAAAAAGCTCTATGACGAATATCAAGGGCCAAAGACTTTCATGGAAATCCAAGGCGGGGACCACAACAACTTAGACAGCATGGATAAATTCTGGCCTGCGGTGAAGCAGTTTTTGAAATCTATTTAA
- the infA gene encoding translation initiation factor IF-1 yields the protein MAKDDLVTVEGKVFDLSGGGTYSITLENGVAVKARLCGKMKKFNIKVVVGDRVSVGVSPYDPTHGLILHRHKF from the coding sequence ATGGCAAAAGACGATCTGGTCACCGTAGAGGGAAAGGTTTTTGATTTGTCGGGCGGTGGGACTTATTCAATCACTCTTGAAAATGGGGTGGCCGTGAAGGCGCGCCTGTGCGGCAAGATGAAAAAGTTCAACATTAAGGTTGTAGTTGGGGACCGAGTGAGCGTCGGGGTTTCTCCTTACGATCCGACTCATGGTCTTATTCTTCACAGGCATAAATTTTAA
- a CDS encoding polysaccharide deacetylase family protein, producing the protein MSKCTFIIILIIFTAVISHGAEVAITIDDFNLSNSIGMEPLKRNSEILSVLKKNQIKAIGFVTTKYLNDPKALNAVKAWSSAGHIVGNHTENHWKYNDKTLHEFSADILVADKKLQQFPTFQKIFRFPYLKEGDSVEKRDGMRDFLKDNDYTNGHVSIDASDWYVNMRLIEKIKKGDKVDYEKYRDFYLKHMWDRSDYYSKLAQKTLGKDIKHTVLLHHNLTTALFLDDLIKMYKQKGWKVIYAEEAFKDGVYKRTPKNIPAGESILWAIAKEKGDSSLRYPAEDSIYEKDEMDRLGL; encoded by the coding sequence GTGTCGAAATGTACATTCATTATCATTTTAATCATATTTACGGCTGTAATTTCTCACGGAGCGGAAGTTGCTATCACCATAGATGATTTCAATCTTTCCAATAGCATTGGAATGGAGCCCTTAAAAAGGAACTCAGAAATACTTTCTGTACTGAAAAAGAATCAAATAAAAGCCATCGGATTTGTGACGACGAAATATTTAAATGATCCAAAAGCGTTAAATGCCGTTAAGGCATGGTCTTCTGCGGGGCATATTGTTGGAAACCACACTGAAAATCACTGGAAGTACAACGACAAGACACTTCACGAGTTCAGCGCTGATATTCTAGTTGCTGATAAAAAACTGCAACAGTTCCCCACCTTTCAAAAGATATTTCGTTTTCCCTATCTTAAAGAAGGAGACTCCGTCGAAAAGCGTGACGGGATGAGAGACTTTTTAAAAGACAATGACTACACCAATGGTCACGTCAGCATTGATGCCTCTGATTGGTATGTAAATATGCGTCTTATTGAAAAGATTAAGAAGGGTGACAAAGTCGATTATGAAAAATATCGAGACTTTTACCTGAAGCATATGTGGGATCGTTCAGATTACTACTCTAAACTTGCTCAGAAGACATTAGGCAAAGACATTAAGCATACGGTTTTGCTTCATCATAATTTGACCACCGCACTTTTCTTAGATGATTTGATCAAGATGTATAAGCAGAAGGGGTGGAAGGTTATTTATGCTGAAGAAGCCTTTAAAGATGGCGTTTATAAACGCACCCCTAAAAATATCCCAGCTGGGGAAAGTATACTGTGGGCGATCGCAAAAGAAAAAGGCGATTCCTCATTAAGGTATCCGGCGGAAGACTCTATTTACGAAAAAGATGAAATGGACCGCTTAGGTCTTTAA
- a CDS encoding lipocalin family protein, protein MDLKSALIKLIVLPSALVTVACSSHPIKTVDKVDLKKFEGPWYVLAGRFTSFEKEVHNGIESYKLDPDADNIDISFTYNKGSFTGEKKSIPQTGWVINKDTNAHWKVRPWWPLKFDYLIVALADDYSWTAVGVPSQKYLWIMARDWKNPEPTIEAAVKKLNEMGYDSRIEVRVPHQH, encoded by the coding sequence GTGGATTTAAAATCGGCCTTAATAAAATTGATTGTATTACCTAGTGCCCTAGTGACGGTGGCCTGCTCTTCTCACCCTATTAAGACGGTGGATAAGGTCGATTTAAAAAAGTTCGAAGGTCCTTGGTACGTGCTTGCCGGTCGCTTCACCAGCTTTGAAAAAGAAGTTCACAACGGGATTGAAAGCTATAAATTAGATCCTGACGCCGACAATATCGATATCAGTTTTACTTACAATAAGGGCTCCTTCACCGGAGAAAAAAAATCCATCCCACAAACCGGTTGGGTCATTAACAAAGACACCAACGCCCACTGGAAAGTTCGCCCTTGGTGGCCCTTGAAGTTTGATTACCTTATCGTCGCTTTGGCCGATGATTACTCTTGGACCGCAGTTGGCGTTCCCAGCCAAAAATACTTATGGATCATGGCCAGAGACTGGAAAAACCCCGAGCCCACCATTGAAGCCGCCGTCAAAAAGTTAAATGAAATGGGCTACGACTCAAGAATCGAAGTCCGCGTGCCTCATCAGCATTAA
- a CDS encoding TAXI family TRAP transporter solute-binding subunit, producing MSAEQKPLDQEKEYHYGLRTVMELFDIGPTVAITVLSVSLLIIIAGLVAFIRSAPPSTLIISSGPPDSYFHKTAQRYAKRLEKSGVKVEVLTSNGSLENLARLSDPKSKVDLAIVQGGLSGKEYKFDEMVSLGSITNQPMLVFYRGKNMELLSELAGKTIAVGMEGSGTRKLALRLLSVNGIKEESLGKTKLLNMDADAAAAALEKKEIDAAFIMSENASYGDIRKMLRADGIKLYSFKQAAAYVRKVDYLNIFELPQGSVDLGLNIPAQDVTLIGPMVELVASHNLHPALSDLVLDAATQIHGRASLFQKRGEFPTPIEHSITISEDATRFYKSGKSFLYRYLSFWLANLLSRFVIVLLPILILLIPAVRMVPAFFRWRARIKIRSRYRELLQLEQRFRHEKDPARLAYLKRSFERIDSEISKMRVRAAFADQFYILRGHIDYVRSLMNKDGKIERPVTTL from the coding sequence GTGAGTGCAGAGCAAAAGCCTTTAGATCAAGAAAAAGAATACCATTATGGCTTGCGTACGGTGATGGAGCTTTTTGATATTGGTCCGACCGTTGCGATCACGGTCCTTTCCGTTTCTTTGCTAATTATTATCGCGGGGCTTGTGGCTTTCATTCGAAGTGCCCCGCCGTCAACGTTGATTATTTCAAGTGGACCTCCGGATAGTTACTTTCATAAAACGGCGCAAAGATACGCGAAACGCTTAGAAAAAAGTGGAGTCAAAGTTGAAGTCTTAACCTCTAACGGTTCTTTGGAAAATTTGGCCCGTCTTTCTGACCCTAAATCGAAAGTGGATTTGGCTATCGTTCAAGGGGGTCTGAGCGGGAAAGAATATAAGTTTGATGAAATGGTTTCGTTAGGAAGTATTACTAATCAACCGATGTTAGTTTTTTATCGGGGAAAAAATATGGAACTTTTATCCGAACTTGCTGGGAAAACCATCGCGGTGGGTATGGAAGGCTCGGGCACACGTAAGCTGGCGTTAAGGCTGCTAAGTGTGAATGGAATTAAGGAAGAATCCTTAGGCAAGACAAAGCTTTTAAATATGGATGCTGATGCGGCCGCAGCAGCGTTAGAGAAAAAAGAAATCGATGCGGCCTTTATCATGAGTGAAAATGCATCTTACGGAGATATTCGCAAAATGCTTCGTGCTGACGGTATTAAGCTTTATAGCTTTAAGCAGGCGGCGGCTTATGTGCGTAAAGTGGATTATCTCAACATCTTTGAGCTACCCCAAGGCTCTGTAGATTTAGGATTAAATATCCCTGCTCAAGATGTGACCCTGATTGGTCCCATGGTGGAATTGGTGGCATCTCACAATCTTCATCCGGCATTATCCGATTTAGTTTTGGATGCGGCCACACAAATTCATGGCCGGGCGAGTTTATTTCAAAAACGGGGAGAGTTCCCAACACCGATTGAACATTCGATCACAATAAGTGAAGATGCGACGCGATTTTATAAATCTGGCAAAAGCTTCTTGTATCGTTATCTTTCGTTTTGGTTAGCGAATTTATTAAGCCGATTTGTTATCGTGCTATTGCCGATCTTAATTTTGTTAATTCCAGCGGTGCGCATGGTGCCGGCATTCTTTAGATGGCGCGCGCGTATTAAGATTCGCAGTCGTTATCGTGAACTTCTGCAGCTTGAACAGCGCTTTCGTCACGAAAAAGATCCCGCGCGCTTGGCTTACCTTAAAAGAAGTTTTGAGCGTATTGACAGCGAAATCAGTAAAATGCGGGTGCGAGCCGCTTTTGCGGACCAGTTTTATATTTTGAGGGGCCATATCGATTACGTACGAAGTTTAATGAATAAAGACGGCAAGATCGAAAGACCCGTGACAACTTTATAA
- a CDS encoding DoxX family membrane protein, whose product MKSKVTMVIRLLLGFVFFASGIVGLFNLVPPPPNLPEALQTFNNGLMASVYFMPFLKAVETICGLLLLINFFVPLALVVLAPIVINIFLVHAFLAPEGLILAVVLGAFMIYLSFFAEPYKNVIKQLFKPKT is encoded by the coding sequence ATGAAATCAAAAGTCACCATGGTCATTCGTCTATTGTTGGGTTTCGTGTTTTTTGCATCAGGTATTGTTGGTCTTTTTAATCTTGTCCCACCGCCGCCGAATTTGCCAGAGGCTTTGCAGACCTTCAATAATGGTTTGATGGCTTCGGTATACTTTATGCCTTTCTTAAAAGCAGTCGAAACTATCTGCGGGCTTTTGTTGTTGATAAATTTCTTTGTACCATTAGCTCTGGTAGTCCTAGCTCCAATTGTGATCAATATCTTCTTAGTCCACGCGTTCTTAGCCCCAGAAGGATTGATCTTGGCGGTAGTCCTTGGCGCATTCATGATTTATCTTTCTTTTTTTGCTGAACCCTATAAGAACGTTATCAAGCAACTTTTTAAACCCAAAACTTAA
- a CDS encoding DUF5522 domain-containing protein has protein sequence MNNKDRDPKETDDGENVEPLKEGEDFYVENGLYVFTAKYLLERGYCCNNGCRHCPYKGPAK, from the coding sequence ATGAATAATAAAGACCGTGATCCAAAAGAAACCGACGACGGTGAAAACGTCGAACCCTTAAAGGAGGGTGAGGATTTCTATGTGGAAAACGGTCTTTACGTTTTTACCGCCAAGTATCTTTTAGAACGGGGCTATTGTTGCAACAACGGATGTCGACATTGCCCGTACAAGGGTCCCGCGAAATAG
- a CDS encoding ATP-dependent Clp protease proteolytic subunit, whose translation MAIHPHVTETTANGERTYDIYSRLLKDRIIILGTAVTDEVATSIVAQMLFLEVNDPDKDIHLYINSPGGSVSAGMAIYDIMQHVRCDVATYCLGLAASMGSLLLTAGTPGKRHSMPNSRILLHQPHLGDGGIGGQVTDIEIHAKELVKSKKRMIDIYAEHTGKRADFLTRTLERDHYMSPEEAKSFGLIDHVIERKRKKLKEAG comes from the coding sequence ATGGCCATTCACCCGCACGTCACCGAAACAACCGCGAACGGAGAAAGAACCTATGACATTTATTCCCGTCTTTTAAAAGATCGCATCATCATTCTGGGGACGGCTGTCACCGACGAAGTTGCAACCTCGATTGTAGCCCAAATGCTTTTCTTAGAGGTGAATGATCCCGATAAAGACATTCATTTGTATATAAACTCTCCCGGGGGCTCCGTTTCCGCCGGCATGGCCATTTACGATATTATGCAACATGTTCGTTGTGATGTCGCGACTTACTGTTTGGGCTTAGCCGCCAGCATGGGGTCGCTTCTTTTAACGGCGGGAACACCTGGCAAACGTCACTCGATGCCTAATAGCCGAATTCTGCTACATCAGCCGCACTTAGGTGACGGAGGCATCGGCGGTCAAGTCACGGATATCGAAATTCATGCTAAAGAACTGGTAAAATCAAAAAAAAGAATGATTGATATTTACGCGGAACACACCGGGAAGCGAGCCGATTTTTTAACACGCACCCTCGAGCGAGATCATTACATGAGCCCTGAAGAAGCCAAGTCCTTCGGGCTGATTGATCATGTGATTGAAAGAAAAAGGAAGAAACTGAAAGAAGCAGGATAA
- a CDS encoding outer membrane beta-barrel protein, which yields MKKVLILIAGAMMALSANAQSREDIKNGTNNVKLLVGSAQASSVFGLDYERRTGSFGLGGKLLQSTKNSTVGKFESTTLDVHATSHLYDQNDMDIYIGAGLAVTNMDDVLNPADPLAATSDETLVGPSMAIGALYTLNSQWAVGFEYYSIYNWFSNKVNYKYEFSNVAVSFNF from the coding sequence ATGAAAAAGGTATTGATTCTAATCGCCGGTGCGATGATGGCTTTAAGCGCTAACGCACAATCAAGAGAAGACATCAAAAATGGAACAAACAATGTAAAATTGTTGGTGGGCTCTGCCCAAGCAAGCTCTGTTTTTGGTTTGGATTACGAGCGCCGCACGGGCAGCTTCGGTTTGGGCGGTAAGCTTTTGCAATCAACTAAAAACAGTACTGTTGGAAAGTTTGAAAGCACAACACTTGATGTGCATGCAACTTCTCACCTTTACGACCAAAACGATATGGATATCTATATTGGTGCAGGCTTAGCTGTAACAAACATGGATGATGTTTTAAATCCAGCAGATCCATTAGCAGCAACCAGCGATGAGACTTTAGTAGGTCCAAGCATGGCCATTGGTGCTCTTTACACTTTGAACTCACAATGGGCCGTTGGTTTTGAGTACTACTCAATCTACAACTGGTTCAGTAATAAAGTGAATTATAAATACGAATTTTCAAATGTAGCTGTCAGTTTCAATTTCTAG